Proteins from one Nilaparvata lugens isolate BPH chromosome 10, ASM1435652v1, whole genome shotgun sequence genomic window:
- the LOC111053972 gene encoding probable serine hydrolase isoform X1, with the protein MHALRRSLLRCGIQARNISTKEVTEVTIPVPWGHLAGKWWGTRDKQPILALHGVQDNAASFDRLIPLLDTGGIPIFAVDVPGHGKSDRIPPGYLPHYTDVLLILRFLIKDVFKGWGRMNFLSHSFGSSVCFAYAGIFPGEVQSFVSIECARLFMTNNRPEKLRGTIDKVIKYSRKTEVEPPSDTYDQMLSKFYKGRKGRVTMDSSQVLLSRGLTKSTLSKDKFYYSRDYVTRLPALGLFSVDYWNELASRITCNTLIIKAENGLFWKKCPMRDEFVNQAKLIEKNVPEFEYAFVTEGGHHVHIDAPEKVAPVINSFYAKGVLVGKESALNQ; encoded by the exons ATGCATGCTTTGAGAAGGAGTTTACTTCGCTGTGGTATCCAAGCCAGAAATATATCGACGAAAGAAGTTACGGAAGTTACTATCCCTGTGCCTTGGGGTCATCTTGCAG GGAAATGGTGGGGAACAAGAGATAAACAACCAATACTAGCCTTACACGGTGTTCAAGACAATGCAGCCTCTTTCGATAGACTGATCCCACTTTTGGACACAGGAGGAATTCCCATTTTCGCAGTAGACGTTCCCGGGCATGGAAAATCAGACAGGATACCTCCTGGGTACCTACCCCACTACACAGACGTTCTACTAATTCTGAGGTTCCTGATTAAAGATGTGTTCAAAGGGTGGGGGAGGATGAACTTTCTGTCTCACTCCTTCGGGAGCAGTGTGTGTTTCGCGTATGCCGGGATTTTCCCTGGGGAGGTTCAGTCGTTTGTTAGTATTGAGTGTGCGCGGTTGTTTATGACTAATAACAGACCTGAGAAGTTACGTGGCACAATTGACAAGGTCATAAAATACTCGAGGAAAACTGAGGTGGAACCTCCCTCTGATACCTACGACCAAATGCTTTCCAAGTTCTACAAGGGGAGAAAAGGTAGAGTCACAATGGATTCTAGTCAAGTACTCCTCTCCCGCGGACTCACGAAATCTACCCTCTCAAAAGACAAGTTTTACTACTCACGTGACTACGTCACCCGACTCCCAGCCCTCGGACTGTTCTCCGTGGACTACTGGAACGAGTTAGCCTCGAGGATCACTTGTAACACGCTGATAATCAAAGCTGAGAACGGTTTGTTCTGGAAAAAATGTCCCATGAGGGATGAGTTTGTAAATCAGGCGAAGTTGATTGAGAAAAATGTGCCGGAATTTGAGTACGCGTTCGTGACGGAGGGAGGACATCATGTGCATATAGATGCGCCCGAAAAGGTTGCGCCCGTTATTAATAGTTTTTATGCTAAGGGGGTTCTTGTCGGGAAAGAGTCTGCTTTGAATCAGTGA
- the LOC111053972 gene encoding serine hydrolase-like protein 2 isoform X2 translates to MHALRRSLLRCGIQARNISTKEVTEVTIPVPWGHLAGKLWGNSDKQPILALHGWQDNAATFDYLIENLNIDRPVLAIDFPGNGFSSPTFPFFPYHEIDLIACVRWVQTHYNWEEKITILGHSMGAMTGFLFSGIYPEMVNGTISLDFVKPVEQDRKERADKMGALMDRIITLMKRDDSDVGCSKKELEDRWRESAGLSQKAVEKLMERGCKEVKPGLFNYTRDSRLKAWQMHRWECSENMYIASKITCPVLLVKGKNSKFFDWSISCCPKILDQIKSSAKSFEMVTVEGSHHLQIDNPKEVAEVIEKFLAKLEHEN, encoded by the exons ATGCATGCTTTGAGAAGGAGTTTACTTCGCTGTGGTATCCAAGCCAGAAATATATCGACGAAAGAAGTTACGGAAGTTACTATCCCTGTGCCTTGGGGTCATCTTGCAG GTAAACTATGGGGAAATTCCGACAAGCAGCCAATTTTAGCTCTGCACGGTTGGCAAGACAATGCGGCCACTTTCGACTATCTCATTGAGAACTTGAACATTGACCGTCCAGTTTTGGCCATCGATTTCCCCGGCAACGGATTTTCATCCCCGACATTCCCTTTCTTCCCCTACCACGAGATAGATCTCATAGCCTGTGTAAGATGGGTGCAGACACATTACAACTGGGAGGAGAAAATCACGATACTGGGACATTCGATGGGGGCAATGACTGGATTCCTGTTTTCGGGGATTTACCCTGAAATGGTGAACGGGACAATTAGTTTGGATTTCGTGAAACCGGTTGAGCAAGACCGTAAAGAGAGAGCGGACAAAATGGGGGCGTTGATGGACAGGATTATAACTCTGATGAAACGGGATGACTCGGATGTGGGTTGTAGTAAGAAAGAACTTGAGGATCGTTGGCGGGAGTCAGCTGGTCTCTCGCAGAAAGCGGTGGAAAAGTTGATGGAGCGCGGTTGTAAGGAGGTGAAGCCTGGACTCTTTAATTACACTAGAGATTCCCGTCTGAAGGCGTGGCAGATGCATCGTTGGGAGTGCAGTGAGAATATGTATATCGCTTCTAAGATCACGTGTCCTGTGTTGTTGGTGAAGGGAAAGAATAGCAAGTTTTTTGACTGGTCAATCAGCTGTTGTCCGAAGATTTTGGACCAGATAAAGTCGTCTGCTAAGTCGTTTGAGATGGTCACCGTTGAAGGATCGCATCATTTGCAGATTGATAATCCTAAGGAGGTGGCTGAGGTGATTGAAAAGTTTTTAGCGAAATTGGAACACGAAAATTGA
- the LOC111053971 gene encoding UDP-glycosyltransferase UGT5 isoform X1, translated as MHNSFNIFPIYLSFTRNMNTLKLSNFFIFFLIVLQSGTEIEGYNILCIFPSISYSHQKPMLAVSEALARKGHNVTAITLNPNKKLNLKNYRQVDANSLYEVWARLQSSVGFSLQQRMTAFEVVKGFVDSSEIMNRAMLYHPAIDGFARELESSNTTYDVVIYEALIYTSLLGMVLQNGKPLPPTIGLLTLSVFSDADWFMGNPFAESYIPTLNVPFNDQMTFYQRLYSLMVILYTWLQVTYKCRPIQEALMKERFGQNLPSIEEIERNRSMLFYLNDFTTGYLRPVQQNTIFVGPINVENQPVEPLPQDLQEWMDGAEEGVIYFSLGSNMKGTSFPAEKRAAFIDAFSRLDKFRVLWKWEDDRLPDQPSNTLIRKWLPQNSILAHPKTKLFISQMGHQSSQEAINFAIPMLGIPIYGDQLQNALKFEKDGISIHMDIEDVDFNANVYNNIQRLLTNITYKQSMLRLQRLSRDKPMSAADTAVWWVEYVARHKGAPHLRPTVLDLPWYQVYLIDIILFVLAVLAVIILSLFMLLKMLCRCRTKADKKVKVN; from the exons ATGCATAATAGTTtcaacatttttccaatttatcTCAGCTTTACaa GAAACATGAACACGTTGAAATTGTCcaatttcttcatattcttcctGATAGTGCTACAATCCGGCACTGAAATAGAAGGCTACAATATTCTATGCATATTCCCGTCAATATCATACAGTCACCAAAAACCTATGCTTGCCGTGAGTGAGGCATTAGCTAGGAAAGGCCACAATGTGACAGCTATCACACTAAATCCCAATAAG AAATTAAACCTGAAAAACTACAGACAAGTGGATGCCAACTCCCTGTATGAAGTTTGGGCGAGATTACAGTCATCGGTTGGATTCAGTCTGCAGCAAAGAATGACTGCATTCGAGGTGGTCAAGGGATTTGTCGATTCTTCAGAAATTATGAACAGAGCAATGTTGTACCATCCGGCCATAGATGGGTTTGCTag AGAGCTAGAATCCTCCAACACAACCTACGATGTAGTGATCTATGAAGCATTGATCTACACCAGTCTGCTAGGCATGGTCCTTCAGAACGGCAAGCCCCTCCCTCCCACCATCGGCCTTCTCACTCTATCCGTTTTCTCGGACGCTGATTGGTTCATGGGCAACCCCTTCGCCGAGTCCTACATCCCCACCCTCAACGTACCCTTCAACGATCAGATGACTTTTTACCAGCGACTGTACAGTCTAATGGTTATCTTGTACACTTGGCTGCAGGTAACCTATAAATGTAGACCGATTCAGGAAGCTTTAATGAAGGAAAGATTTGGTCAAAATTTACCAAGCATAGAGGAAATTGAGAGAAACCGGAGTATGCTgttttatttgaatgatttcacGACGGGCTACCTGAGACCTGTACAACAGAATACTATCTTTGTGGGGCCTATAAATGTGGAGAATCAGCCTGTGGAACCGCTACCTCAA GATTTACAAGAATGGATGGACGGAGCAGAGGAAGGGGTGATATACTTTAGTCTCGGCAGTAATATGAAGGGGACTTCGTTTCCAGCCGAAAAGAGAGCGGCCTTCATTGATGCTTTCTCCAGACTGGACAAATTCAGAGTACTGTGGAAATGGGAGGATGACAGACTGCCTGACCAGCCATCTAATACATTGATCAGAAAATGGCTTCCACAAAATTCCATCCTAG CTCATCCCAAGACAAAATTGTTCATCAGTCAAATGGGGCACCAAAGTTCTCAGGAAGCAATAAACTTTGCAATCCCTATGCTGGGCATACCGATCTATGGAGACCAGTTACAAAATGCTCTCAAATTTGAGAAAGATGGCATCTCCATTCATATGGACATAGAAGATGTTGATTTCAACGCAAACGTCTACAATAACATACAGAGATTACTGACTAATATCAC GTATAAGCAGAGCATGCTGAGACTCCAAAGACTATCACGGGACAAACCTATGTCAGCGGCTGATACAGCGGTTTGGTGGGTTGAATACGTCGCCAGGCATAAGGGAGCTCCCCACCTCAGGCCCACAGTCCTTGATCTACCCTGGTATCAAGTCTACTTGATTGACATCATTCTATTCGTACTTGCGGTACTAGCAGTCATCATACTATCGTTGTTCATGTTGCTCAAGATGCTATGTCGTTGTAGAACAAAAGCtgataaaaaagtgaaagtaaaCTAG
- the LOC111053971 gene encoding UDP-glycosyltransferase UGT5 isoform X2 gives MRNMNTLKLSNFFIFFLIVLQSGTEIEGYNILCIFPSISYSHQKPMLAVSEALARKGHNVTAITLNPNKKLNLKNYRQVDANSLYEVWARLQSSVGFSLQQRMTAFEVVKGFVDSSEIMNRAMLYHPAIDGFARELESSNTTYDVVIYEALIYTSLLGMVLQNGKPLPPTIGLLTLSVFSDADWFMGNPFAESYIPTLNVPFNDQMTFYQRLYSLMVILYTWLQVTYKCRPIQEALMKERFGQNLPSIEEIERNRSMLFYLNDFTTGYLRPVQQNTIFVGPINVENQPVEPLPQDLQEWMDGAEEGVIYFSLGSNMKGTSFPAEKRAAFIDAFSRLDKFRVLWKWEDDRLPDQPSNTLIRKWLPQNSILAHPKTKLFISQMGHQSSQEAINFAIPMLGIPIYGDQLQNALKFEKDGISIHMDIEDVDFNANVYNNIQRLLTNITYKQSMLRLQRLSRDKPMSAADTAVWWVEYVARHKGAPHLRPTVLDLPWYQVYLIDIILFVLAVLAVIILSLFMLLKMLCRCRTKADKKVKVN, from the exons ATGA GAAACATGAACACGTTGAAATTGTCcaatttcttcatattcttcctGATAGTGCTACAATCCGGCACTGAAATAGAAGGCTACAATATTCTATGCATATTCCCGTCAATATCATACAGTCACCAAAAACCTATGCTTGCCGTGAGTGAGGCATTAGCTAGGAAAGGCCACAATGTGACAGCTATCACACTAAATCCCAATAAG AAATTAAACCTGAAAAACTACAGACAAGTGGATGCCAACTCCCTGTATGAAGTTTGGGCGAGATTACAGTCATCGGTTGGATTCAGTCTGCAGCAAAGAATGACTGCATTCGAGGTGGTCAAGGGATTTGTCGATTCTTCAGAAATTATGAACAGAGCAATGTTGTACCATCCGGCCATAGATGGGTTTGCTag AGAGCTAGAATCCTCCAACACAACCTACGATGTAGTGATCTATGAAGCATTGATCTACACCAGTCTGCTAGGCATGGTCCTTCAGAACGGCAAGCCCCTCCCTCCCACCATCGGCCTTCTCACTCTATCCGTTTTCTCGGACGCTGATTGGTTCATGGGCAACCCCTTCGCCGAGTCCTACATCCCCACCCTCAACGTACCCTTCAACGATCAGATGACTTTTTACCAGCGACTGTACAGTCTAATGGTTATCTTGTACACTTGGCTGCAGGTAACCTATAAATGTAGACCGATTCAGGAAGCTTTAATGAAGGAAAGATTTGGTCAAAATTTACCAAGCATAGAGGAAATTGAGAGAAACCGGAGTATGCTgttttatttgaatgatttcacGACGGGCTACCTGAGACCTGTACAACAGAATACTATCTTTGTGGGGCCTATAAATGTGGAGAATCAGCCTGTGGAACCGCTACCTCAA GATTTACAAGAATGGATGGACGGAGCAGAGGAAGGGGTGATATACTTTAGTCTCGGCAGTAATATGAAGGGGACTTCGTTTCCAGCCGAAAAGAGAGCGGCCTTCATTGATGCTTTCTCCAGACTGGACAAATTCAGAGTACTGTGGAAATGGGAGGATGACAGACTGCCTGACCAGCCATCTAATACATTGATCAGAAAATGGCTTCCACAAAATTCCATCCTAG CTCATCCCAAGACAAAATTGTTCATCAGTCAAATGGGGCACCAAAGTTCTCAGGAAGCAATAAACTTTGCAATCCCTATGCTGGGCATACCGATCTATGGAGACCAGTTACAAAATGCTCTCAAATTTGAGAAAGATGGCATCTCCATTCATATGGACATAGAAGATGTTGATTTCAACGCAAACGTCTACAATAACATACAGAGATTACTGACTAATATCAC GTATAAGCAGAGCATGCTGAGACTCCAAAGACTATCACGGGACAAACCTATGTCAGCGGCTGATACAGCGGTTTGGTGGGTTGAATACGTCGCCAGGCATAAGGGAGCTCCCCACCTCAGGCCCACAGTCCTTGATCTACCCTGGTATCAAGTCTACTTGATTGACATCATTCTATTCGTACTTGCGGTACTAGCAGTCATCATACTATCGTTGTTCATGTTGCTCAAGATGCTATGTCGTTGTAGAACAAAAGCtgataaaaaagtgaaagtaaaCTAG
- the LOC111053971 gene encoding UDP-glycosyltransferase UGT5 isoform X3, whose amino-acid sequence MNTLKLSNFFIFFLIVLQSGTEIEGYNILCIFPSISYSHQKPMLAVSEALARKGHNVTAITLNPNKKLNLKNYRQVDANSLYEVWARLQSSVGFSLQQRMTAFEVVKGFVDSSEIMNRAMLYHPAIDGFARELESSNTTYDVVIYEALIYTSLLGMVLQNGKPLPPTIGLLTLSVFSDADWFMGNPFAESYIPTLNVPFNDQMTFYQRLYSLMVILYTWLQVTYKCRPIQEALMKERFGQNLPSIEEIERNRSMLFYLNDFTTGYLRPVQQNTIFVGPINVENQPVEPLPQDLQEWMDGAEEGVIYFSLGSNMKGTSFPAEKRAAFIDAFSRLDKFRVLWKWEDDRLPDQPSNTLIRKWLPQNSILAHPKTKLFISQMGHQSSQEAINFAIPMLGIPIYGDQLQNALKFEKDGISIHMDIEDVDFNANVYNNIQRLLTNITYKQSMLRLQRLSRDKPMSAADTAVWWVEYVARHKGAPHLRPTVLDLPWYQVYLIDIILFVLAVLAVIILSLFMLLKMLCRCRTKADKKVKVN is encoded by the exons ATGAACACGTTGAAATTGTCcaatttcttcatattcttcctGATAGTGCTACAATCCGGCACTGAAATAGAAGGCTACAATATTCTATGCATATTCCCGTCAATATCATACAGTCACCAAAAACCTATGCTTGCCGTGAGTGAGGCATTAGCTAGGAAAGGCCACAATGTGACAGCTATCACACTAAATCCCAATAAG AAATTAAACCTGAAAAACTACAGACAAGTGGATGCCAACTCCCTGTATGAAGTTTGGGCGAGATTACAGTCATCGGTTGGATTCAGTCTGCAGCAAAGAATGACTGCATTCGAGGTGGTCAAGGGATTTGTCGATTCTTCAGAAATTATGAACAGAGCAATGTTGTACCATCCGGCCATAGATGGGTTTGCTag AGAGCTAGAATCCTCCAACACAACCTACGATGTAGTGATCTATGAAGCATTGATCTACACCAGTCTGCTAGGCATGGTCCTTCAGAACGGCAAGCCCCTCCCTCCCACCATCGGCCTTCTCACTCTATCCGTTTTCTCGGACGCTGATTGGTTCATGGGCAACCCCTTCGCCGAGTCCTACATCCCCACCCTCAACGTACCCTTCAACGATCAGATGACTTTTTACCAGCGACTGTACAGTCTAATGGTTATCTTGTACACTTGGCTGCAGGTAACCTATAAATGTAGACCGATTCAGGAAGCTTTAATGAAGGAAAGATTTGGTCAAAATTTACCAAGCATAGAGGAAATTGAGAGAAACCGGAGTATGCTgttttatttgaatgatttcacGACGGGCTACCTGAGACCTGTACAACAGAATACTATCTTTGTGGGGCCTATAAATGTGGAGAATCAGCCTGTGGAACCGCTACCTCAA GATTTACAAGAATGGATGGACGGAGCAGAGGAAGGGGTGATATACTTTAGTCTCGGCAGTAATATGAAGGGGACTTCGTTTCCAGCCGAAAAGAGAGCGGCCTTCATTGATGCTTTCTCCAGACTGGACAAATTCAGAGTACTGTGGAAATGGGAGGATGACAGACTGCCTGACCAGCCATCTAATACATTGATCAGAAAATGGCTTCCACAAAATTCCATCCTAG CTCATCCCAAGACAAAATTGTTCATCAGTCAAATGGGGCACCAAAGTTCTCAGGAAGCAATAAACTTTGCAATCCCTATGCTGGGCATACCGATCTATGGAGACCAGTTACAAAATGCTCTCAAATTTGAGAAAGATGGCATCTCCATTCATATGGACATAGAAGATGTTGATTTCAACGCAAACGTCTACAATAACATACAGAGATTACTGACTAATATCAC GTATAAGCAGAGCATGCTGAGACTCCAAAGACTATCACGGGACAAACCTATGTCAGCGGCTGATACAGCGGTTTGGTGGGTTGAATACGTCGCCAGGCATAAGGGAGCTCCCCACCTCAGGCCCACAGTCCTTGATCTACCCTGGTATCAAGTCTACTTGATTGACATCATTCTATTCGTACTTGCGGTACTAGCAGTCATCATACTATCGTTGTTCATGTTGCTCAAGATGCTATGTCGTTGTAGAACAAAAGCtgataaaaaagtgaaagtaaaCTAG